A portion of the Streptomyces coeruleoprunus genome contains these proteins:
- a CDS encoding SURF1 family protein — MYRFLTTPRWWGINIFVLLAIPFCLLMGTWQLGRFEDRVDSHQEAERRPAAGAEAAAPLAELLPVTKETSGRQATASGRYGEQFLVPERELDGKTGAYVLTLLHTPDGKALPVVRGWLPEGRKAPAPPTGEVTVAGALQASEHSGGRGVRATGGLPSGQVGMISAAALVNLVPADVYDAWVTLGDAPAGLTPVPAAAAAGTGLDVKAFQNLGYTGEWFAFAGFVLFMWFRLVRREAEAAKDRALGLDPEA, encoded by the coding sequence GTGTACCGGTTCCTGACGACCCCCCGCTGGTGGGGGATCAACATCTTCGTGCTGCTGGCGATCCCGTTCTGCCTGCTGATGGGGACCTGGCAGCTCGGCAGGTTCGAGGACCGCGTCGACTCGCACCAGGAGGCGGAGCGGCGTCCCGCCGCGGGCGCGGAGGCGGCGGCGCCGCTCGCCGAGCTGCTCCCGGTGACCAAGGAGACGTCGGGACGGCAGGCGACCGCCAGCGGGCGGTACGGGGAGCAGTTCCTCGTGCCGGAGCGGGAGCTGGACGGGAAGACCGGCGCGTACGTGCTGACGCTGCTGCACACCCCGGACGGCAAGGCGCTGCCGGTGGTCCGCGGGTGGCTGCCGGAGGGCCGGAAGGCGCCGGCGCCGCCGACCGGTGAGGTCACCGTCGCGGGCGCGCTCCAGGCGTCGGAGCACTCCGGCGGCAGGGGCGTGCGGGCGACGGGCGGGCTGCCGTCCGGCCAGGTCGGCATGATCAGCGCGGCGGCGCTGGTGAACCTGGTGCCGGCCGACGTGTACGACGCGTGGGTCACCCTCGGGGACGCGCCCGCGGGGCTGACGCCGGTGCCGGCGGCTGCGGCTGCGGGTACGGGGCTGGACGTCAAGGCGTTCCAGAACCTGGGGTACACGGGCGAGTGGTTCGCGTTCGCGGGCTTCGTGCTGTTCATGTGGTTCCGCCTCGTGCGCCGCGAGGCGGAGGCCGCGAAGGACCGGGCCCTGGGTCTGGACCCGGAGGCCTAG
- a CDS encoding aspartate-semialdehyde dehydrogenase, with protein MSRKPALAVVGATGAAGAVMLQILSQHADVWGDIRLLASPRSAGRKLAVRGEECEVLALDEDTLRGVDVAVFLVPEDVAARWAPIAAAQGAVVVDASAAFRMDPDVPLVVPEINPHAVRVRPRGIVASPGCTTLALIVAVGALHAEFGLSELVVSAYQAVSGAGQAGVAALREQLSTVAGTRLGTTPGDVRRAVGDDTGPFAGPVALNVVPWSGTPQQDGWSSEELRIRDETRKILDLPGLRVAATCVRVPVVTAHSVSVHARFERAVTVERAHEILATSPGVVLYDDPAAGDFPTPADVVGTDPTWVGRVRRSLDDDRALDFFVCGDNLRKGAALNTAQVAESVAAELTAGLAAGRSAGEAAYAVD; from the coding sequence ATGAGCCGCAAGCCGGCGCTCGCGGTCGTCGGTGCGACCGGAGCCGCCGGCGCGGTGATGCTCCAGATCCTGTCGCAGCACGCCGACGTCTGGGGCGACATACGCCTGCTCGCCTCCCCGCGCTCGGCCGGCCGCAAGCTGGCCGTCCGCGGGGAGGAGTGCGAGGTCCTCGCGCTCGACGAGGACACCCTGCGGGGCGTGGACGTCGCGGTGTTCCTCGTACCGGAGGACGTCGCCGCCCGGTGGGCGCCGATCGCCGCCGCGCAGGGTGCCGTGGTCGTCGACGCCTCGGCCGCGTTCCGGATGGACCCGGACGTGCCGCTCGTCGTCCCCGAGATCAATCCGCACGCGGTGCGGGTGCGGCCGCGGGGCATCGTCGCCAGTCCGGGCTGCACCACGCTCGCGCTGATCGTCGCGGTGGGCGCCCTGCACGCCGAGTTCGGGCTGAGCGAGCTGGTCGTCTCGGCGTACCAGGCCGTCAGCGGCGCCGGTCAGGCCGGGGTCGCCGCCCTGCGCGAGCAGCTGTCCACGGTCGCCGGTACGCGGCTGGGTACGACGCCCGGCGACGTACGGCGTGCCGTCGGCGACGACACAGGGCCGTTCGCCGGGCCGGTCGCGCTCAACGTCGTGCCGTGGTCGGGCACGCCGCAGCAGGACGGCTGGTCGTCGGAGGAGCTGCGGATCCGGGACGAGACCCGCAAGATCCTCGACCTGCCGGGGCTGCGTGTCGCGGCCACCTGTGTGCGCGTCCCCGTCGTCACCGCCCACTCGGTCTCCGTGCACGCCCGCTTCGAGCGCGCCGTGACCGTGGAGCGGGCCCACGAGATCCTCGCCACCTCGCCGGGCGTCGTCCTCTACGACGACCCCGCGGCCGGCGACTTCCCGACGCCCGCCGACGTCGTGGGCACCGACCCCACCTGGGTCGGGCGCGTACGGCGGTCGCTGGACGACGACCGGGCCCTGGACTTCTTCGTGTGTGGCGACAACCTGCGCAAGGGTGCCGCGCTGAACACCGCCCAGGTCGCGGAGTCCGTCGCCGCGGAGCTCACCGCGGGACTCGCCGCGGGCCGCTCGGCGGGCGAAGCGGCATATGCGGTGGACTGA
- a CDS encoding DUF2182 domain-containing protein: protein MGPTGVLGTGASSLLRAREIATAWALMVLLAALAWLVTVAQADAMDHGAMAPPLGLFLVLWVTMMVAMMFPSVAPVAITWARAIGRQSAGVARAARTAQFAGGYLLAWTLFGLVAYGLLAGAGALVDEVPEAGRWVGAGAFLLAGLYQLGPLKRVCLRHCRDPLSHLVHYAGFRPVARDVRVGLHHGMYCVGCCWGLMIILVPLGMMNLAAMAGLAAVIFLEKLWRGGPWLSWAVGVAFLVLAVLAPFHEWLLPGLTHEGGGMDMDHEM, encoded by the coding sequence ATGGGTCCCACGGGCGTCTTGGGCACCGGAGCGTCATCGCTGCTGCGGGCGCGGGAGATCGCCACGGCCTGGGCCCTGATGGTGCTGCTGGCGGCGCTCGCGTGGCTGGTCACGGTGGCGCAGGCGGATGCCATGGACCACGGGGCCATGGCACCGCCCCTGGGACTCTTCCTCGTCCTCTGGGTGACGATGATGGTCGCGATGATGTTCCCGTCGGTGGCGCCGGTCGCCATCACCTGGGCGCGCGCCATCGGGCGGCAGTCGGCGGGCGTCGCACGGGCGGCGCGGACCGCCCAGTTCGCGGGCGGCTACCTGCTGGCGTGGACGCTGTTCGGCCTGGTCGCGTATGGGCTGCTGGCGGGTGCCGGGGCGCTGGTGGACGAGGTCCCGGAGGCGGGCCGCTGGGTGGGCGCCGGGGCGTTCCTGCTGGCCGGCCTGTACCAGCTGGGGCCGCTGAAGCGGGTCTGCCTGCGGCACTGCCGCGACCCGCTCTCCCACCTGGTGCACTACGCCGGCTTCCGGCCCGTGGCGCGCGACGTACGGGTGGGACTGCACCACGGCATGTACTGCGTGGGCTGCTGCTGGGGCCTGATGATCATCCTGGTGCCGCTCGGCATGATGAACCTGGCCGCGATGGCCGGCCTCGCAGCCGTGATCTTCCTGGAGAAGCTGTGGCGCGGGGGGCCGTGGCTGAGCTGGGCGGTCGGCGTGGCGTTCCTGGTGCTGGCGGTGCTGGCGCCGTTCCACGAGTGGCTGCTGCCGGGGCTGACGCACGAGGGCGGCGGGATGGACATGGACCACGAGATGTAG
- a CDS encoding S9 family peptidase — protein sequence MPDWEKRFRAPRVSLPEWALDAPGRCLFVSNATGTYELYAWDRETGEQRQVTDRPNGTTDGTLSPDGEWIWWFSDKDGDEFGVWMRQPFDGGEDEPATPGLAPSYPAGLAIGRDGTSVVGRSTDEDGSTIHVLRPGHQPVEIYRHRESAGVGDLSHDGTMIAIEHTEHGDAMHSALRVVRLDGSVVAELDDTKGGTEELGLAVLGFAPVDGDTRLLVGHQRRGRWEPMIWDVASGEETHLGLDLPGDVSAEWYADGSGLLVVHDFEARSELWQYRLATGERVRVDTPAGSVSGATARPDGTVEYLWSSAAQPPAVRSTAGGVVLDPPGMDAPGSVPVEDVWVDGPGGRIHALVQKPAGASGPLPTVFDIHGGPTWHDSDVYGAGPAAWVDHGYAVVRVNYRGSTGYGREWTDALKHRVGLIELEDIAAVREWAVSSGLADPARLVLTGGSWGGYLTLLGLGTQPDAWTVGIAAVPVADYVTAYHDEMESLKAMDRTLLGGSPEEVPERFEASSPLTYVDAVKAPVYISAGVNDPRCPIRQVENYVDRLEARGAVHEVYRYDAGHGSLVVEERIKQVRLELDFAARHLPA from the coding sequence ATGCCCGACTGGGAGAAGCGCTTCCGGGCGCCCCGCGTCTCGCTGCCGGAGTGGGCGCTGGACGCGCCGGGCCGCTGTCTGTTCGTGTCGAACGCGACCGGAACGTATGAGCTGTACGCGTGGGACCGGGAGACCGGTGAGCAGCGGCAGGTCACGGACCGCCCGAACGGCACGACGGACGGGACGCTCTCCCCCGACGGCGAGTGGATCTGGTGGTTCTCCGACAAGGACGGCGACGAGTTCGGCGTGTGGATGCGGCAGCCCTTCGACGGCGGGGAGGACGAGCCGGCCACGCCGGGGCTGGCGCCGTCGTACCCCGCGGGGCTGGCGATCGGGCGGGACGGCACGTCCGTCGTCGGCCGGTCCACGGACGAGGACGGTTCGACGATCCATGTGCTGCGGCCGGGGCACCAGCCGGTGGAGATCTACCGGCACCGCGAGTCGGCCGGGGTGGGCGACCTGTCTCACGACGGGACGATGATCGCGATCGAGCACACCGAGCACGGCGACGCCATGCACTCGGCGCTGCGGGTGGTGCGCCTCGACGGGTCGGTGGTCGCCGAGCTGGACGACACCAAGGGCGGCACGGAGGAGCTGGGCCTGGCCGTGCTGGGGTTCGCGCCGGTCGACGGGGACACCAGGCTGCTGGTCGGCCACCAGAGGCGGGGCCGCTGGGAGCCGATGATCTGGGACGTGGCCTCGGGCGAGGAGACGCACCTGGGGCTCGACCTGCCCGGTGACGTGTCGGCGGAGTGGTACGCGGACGGGTCGGGGCTGCTGGTCGTGCACGACTTCGAGGCCCGCAGCGAGCTGTGGCAGTACCGGCTGGCCACGGGCGAGCGCGTGCGGGTGGACACGCCCGCGGGGTCGGTGTCGGGGGCGACGGCCCGCCCGGACGGCACCGTCGAGTACCTGTGGTCGTCGGCCGCGCAGCCGCCGGCCGTGCGGTCCACGGCCGGCGGGGTCGTGCTCGACCCGCCCGGGATGGACGCGCCCGGGTCGGTGCCGGTCGAGGACGTGTGGGTGGACGGCCCGGGCGGGCGGATCCACGCACTGGTCCAGAAGCCGGCCGGGGCGAGCGGGCCGCTGCCGACGGTCTTCGACATCCACGGCGGCCCCACCTGGCACGACAGCGACGTGTACGGGGCGGGCCCGGCGGCCTGGGTGGACCACGGGTACGCGGTGGTCCGGGTCAACTACCGGGGGTCCACGGGCTACGGGCGGGAGTGGACGGACGCCCTGAAGCACCGGGTCGGTCTCATCGAGCTGGAGGACATCGCGGCGGTCCGCGAGTGGGCGGTGTCGTCCGGTCTGGCCGACCCGGCGCGACTGGTGCTGACCGGCGGCTCCTGGGGCGGCTACCTCACCCTGCTGGGCCTGGGCACCCAGCCGGACGCGTGGACCGTCGGCATCGCCGCCGTACCGGTCGCGGACTACGTCACGGCTTACCACGACGAGATGGAGTCCCTGAAGGCGATGGACCGCACGCTGCTGGGCGGCTCGCCGGAGGAGGTCCCGGAGCGGTTCGAGGCGTCGTCGCCGCTCACGTACGTCGACGCGGTGAAGGCGCCCGTGTACATCTCGGCGGGCGTGAACGACCCGCGGTGCCCGATCCGGCAGGTGGAGAACTACGTGGACCGGCTGGAGGCGCGCGGGGCGGTGCACGAGGTGTACCGGTACGACGCGGGGCACGGCTCGCTCGTCGTGGAGGAGCGGATCAAGCAGGTCCGGCTGGAGCTGGACTTCGCGGCCCGGCACCTGCCGGCGTGA
- a CDS encoding DUF1326 domain-containing protein, whose translation MTWSISGNYIAGCSCAVICGCAVDAKPRGAQGREECLGVNVFHVADGRLDDLDLSGVDFALYNRFPSNMSAGDWKIALVVDNGASDEQASALERILSGDEGGPFGELSQFYGEYLGMERAGVSLSDTDKPRLSVEGKSDIEYEALTGPDGGPTTVKNAMFGFAPEYGIGKAAGRSDAFGLSFDASYGEKGEFAFSSEQPEGAAIGRG comes from the coding sequence ATGACGTGGAGCATCTCCGGCAACTACATCGCCGGCTGCTCTTGCGCAGTGATCTGTGGATGCGCCGTCGACGCGAAGCCGCGCGGCGCGCAGGGGCGCGAAGAGTGCCTGGGTGTGAACGTGTTCCATGTGGCGGACGGGCGGCTGGACGACCTGGACCTGTCCGGGGTCGACTTCGCCCTGTACAACCGGTTCCCGTCGAACATGTCGGCCGGCGACTGGAAGATCGCGCTCGTCGTCGACAACGGCGCGAGCGACGAGCAGGCCAGTGCCCTGGAGCGCATCCTCTCCGGTGACGAGGGCGGTCCCTTCGGCGAACTGTCCCAGTTCTACGGCGAGTACCTGGGCATGGAGCGCGCCGGCGTGTCCCTGTCGGACACCGACAAGCCACGGCTGTCCGTGGAAGGGAAGAGCGACATCGAGTACGAGGCCCTGACCGGGCCCGACGGCGGCCCGACCACCGTGAAGAACGCGATGTTCGGGTTCGCGCCCGAGTACGGCATCGGGAAGGCGGCCGGGCGTTCCGACGCCTTCGGGCTCTCCTTCGACGCCTCGTACGGGGAGAAGGGTGAGTTCGCCTTCAGCAGCGAGCAGCCCGAAGGTGCGGCCATCGGGCGTGGCTGA
- a CDS encoding SigE family RNA polymerase sigma factor, protein MAEVLDFTTAGPLRGAAVLPLRRPPQRTRRPGGGMPVIAPMPATRRTPLPSQRDGADESMTAGTTVDHLTETYRAHYRSLLGLAALLLDDTASCEDVVQEAFIRVHSARKRVRDPEKTLAYLRQTVVNLSRSALRRRILGLKLLSKPMPDMASAEEGAYDQLERDALIKAMRGLQRRQREVLVLRYFADMTEAQVAETLGISLGSVKAYGSRGIAALRVAMEAKA, encoded by the coding sequence GTGGCAGAGGTACTCGACTTCACGACAGCGGGTCCGCTTCGCGGCGCCGCGGTGCTCCCGCTCCGGCGGCCGCCCCAGCGCACCCGGCGGCCCGGCGGCGGCATGCCGGTGATCGCACCCATGCCCGCCACCCGGCGCACGCCCCTGCCGTCGCAGCGTGACGGCGCCGACGAGTCGATGACCGCGGGGACCACCGTCGACCACCTCACCGAGACCTACCGCGCCCACTACCGGTCGCTGCTGGGTCTCGCCGCGCTGCTGCTGGACGACACCGCCTCCTGCGAGGACGTCGTCCAGGAGGCGTTCATCCGCGTCCACTCCGCGCGCAAGCGCGTCCGCGACCCCGAGAAGACCCTGGCGTACCTGCGGCAGACCGTGGTCAACCTGTCCCGGTCCGCGCTGCGCCGCCGCATACTCGGGCTGAAGCTCCTGTCCAAGCCGATGCCCGACATGGCGAGCGCCGAGGAGGGAGCGTACGACCAGCTGGAGCGCGACGCCCTCATCAAGGCGATGCGCGGACTCCAGCGCCGCCAGCGCGAGGTGCTGGTGCTGCGCTACTTCGCCGACATGACGGAGGCTCAGGTCGCCGAGACCCTCGGCATATCCCTCGGCTCGGTGAAGGCGTACGGCTCCCGCGGCATCGCGGCGCTGCGCGTCGCCATGGAGGCGAAGGCATGA
- a CDS encoding DUF7144 family membrane protein, whose translation MSDDAAGHRHDMAPGHAHAHHEGGAPGPATAAGGGWATAGVLFAGVLLLVQGVLGMLQGAVGIAEDDVYARVGEYVFEFSLTAWGWIHLVLGLVLAAVGWGILRGADWARAGGLALASLSVIANFLWLPYQPIWGFICLAIGVFVLWALCTADTTPAPR comes from the coding sequence ATGAGCGACGACGCAGCGGGACACCGGCACGACATGGCGCCCGGGCACGCCCACGCCCACCACGAGGGCGGCGCGCCGGGGCCGGCGACAGCGGCGGGCGGGGGCTGGGCGACGGCCGGAGTGCTGTTCGCGGGCGTGCTGCTGCTCGTGCAGGGCGTGCTCGGCATGCTCCAGGGCGCCGTCGGCATCGCCGAGGACGACGTGTACGCGCGCGTCGGCGAGTACGTCTTCGAGTTCAGCCTCACCGCGTGGGGCTGGATCCACCTCGTGCTCGGCCTGGTGCTGGCCGCGGTCGGGTGGGGCATCCTGCGCGGTGCCGACTGGGCCAGGGCGGGCGGGCTGGCGCTCGCCTCGCTGTCCGTCATCGCCAACTTCCTCTGGCTGCCGTACCAGCCGATCTGGGGGTTCATCTGCCTCGCGATCGGCGTGTTCGTCCTCTGGGCGCTGTGCACGGCCGACACCACGCCGGCACCGCGCTGA
- a CDS encoding tetratricopeptide repeat protein, producing MTSASGDRSAAAGGDIGWVNTGDFLTHVDHATLLPPEALAPAECPPGLVHLPGRTGEFVGRRGELAALDAAFATSTGVVVQAVHGLGGIGKSTLAARWAATRMDDHDPVWWIDAETPAALEAGLAALAAAMQPVLAAVLPQEALRERAVQWLSAHDGWLLVLDNVSDPADVRPLLDRARRGRFLITTRRATGWHGIARTLALDVLTLPEAVRLFTGIHRGVRDGVSDLCHELGCLPLAVEQAAAYCVEAGIGPRAYLDLLAGHPAAVLAGIPEGADERRAVARVWRVTLDRLADTPLAGTILRVLAWWDANGIPRAYLAPLGSPPEVTEAVRRLVAHSMITSHADGTLSVHRLVQAVARTADEEDPHRRGELVEEGRETAVDLLARCGENLQAAPPQDRRAWAGHMEALVSSADPATDSEKTAIVLAAAATVMYLFSGRRALALGERASAGLERHQGPDSEARLNLGWLLAMLLRTEDADRATAIVRDTLAGHERAFGADDARTRQARRYATAMLHDMALHKAKNALPAARLGDEAALRTLHQALADAPREVLHDHDGRLIQECLDAGRTDAAIRLAERRAEKLAEREGPTSLLAFGARAALVLIVHVSGRADAARELATALLAECEAVYGADGFTQELRRFLSDPPHIPRTAP from the coding sequence GTGACCTCGGCGTCGGGAGACCGCTCGGCGGCCGCCGGCGGCGACATCGGCTGGGTCAACACCGGCGACTTCCTCACGCACGTGGACCACGCCACGCTGCTGCCGCCCGAGGCCCTGGCCCCCGCCGAATGTCCGCCCGGTCTGGTGCACCTGCCGGGCCGCACCGGCGAGTTCGTCGGTCGCCGGGGCGAACTCGCCGCGCTGGACGCGGCGTTCGCCACCTCCACCGGGGTCGTCGTGCAGGCGGTGCACGGGCTCGGCGGCATCGGCAAGTCCACGCTCGCGGCGCGCTGGGCGGCGACCCGGATGGACGACCACGACCCGGTGTGGTGGATCGACGCCGAGACGCCGGCCGCCCTCGAAGCGGGGCTCGCCGCGCTGGCCGCCGCGATGCAGCCCGTCCTCGCGGCGGTACTCCCGCAGGAGGCCCTGCGGGAACGGGCCGTGCAGTGGCTGTCGGCGCACGACGGGTGGCTGCTGGTGCTGGACAACGTCTCCGACCCGGCCGACGTCCGACCCCTGCTGGACCGCGCCCGGCGCGGCCGGTTCCTGATCACGACCAGACGCGCCACCGGCTGGCACGGCATCGCCCGCACGCTCGCTCTCGACGTGCTCACGCTGCCGGAGGCCGTCCGGCTGTTCACCGGCATCCACCGGGGCGTGCGGGACGGCGTCTCGGATCTGTGCCACGAGCTGGGCTGCCTGCCCCTCGCGGTCGAGCAGGCGGCGGCGTACTGCGTGGAGGCGGGCATCGGGCCGCGCGCGTACCTCGACCTGCTCGCAGGCCATCCGGCCGCCGTCCTCGCGGGCATCCCGGAGGGGGCCGACGAGCGGCGGGCCGTCGCCCGGGTGTGGCGCGTGACCCTGGACCGGCTGGCCGACACCCCGCTCGCGGGCACGATCCTGCGGGTCCTCGCGTGGTGGGACGCGAACGGCATCCCCCGCGCGTACCTGGCGCCGCTCGGCAGCCCACCCGAGGTGACGGAGGCTGTTCGCCGCCTGGTCGCCCACAGCATGATCACGTCACACGCCGACGGCACGCTGTCCGTGCACCGGCTGGTGCAGGCGGTGGCGAGGACGGCTGATGAGGAGGATCCGCATCGGCGGGGGGAGCTGGTGGAGGAGGGGCGGGAGACGGCGGTGGACCTGTTGGCCAGGTGCGGCGAGAACTTGCAGGCCGCGCCACCGCAGGACCGCCGGGCCTGGGCGGGGCACATGGAGGCGCTGGTGTCGAGCGCCGATCCGGCCACGGACAGCGAGAAGACGGCCATCGTGCTGGCCGCGGCGGCCACGGTGATGTACCTGTTCTCCGGCCGGCGGGCGCTCGCGCTGGGCGAGCGCGCGAGCGCCGGTCTGGAAAGGCACCAGGGGCCGGACTCGGAGGCGCGCCTCAACCTCGGGTGGCTTCTCGCGATGCTCCTCCGGACCGAGGACGCCGACCGGGCCACGGCCATCGTCAGGGACACGCTGGCGGGCCATGAGCGAGCCTTCGGCGCGGACGACGCACGTACCCGCCAGGCCCGCAGGTACGCGACCGCGATGCTGCACGACATGGCCCTCCACAAGGCCAAGAACGCCCTGCCGGCCGCCCGCCTCGGGGACGAAGCAGCTCTCCGAACCCTCCATCAGGCCTTGGCGGACGCCCCGAGGGAAGTGCTCCACGACCACGACGGCCGGCTGATCCAGGAGTGTCTCGACGCAGGCCGGACCGACGCGGCGATCCGTTTGGCGGAACGAAGAGCGGAGAAGCTCGCCGAACGGGAGGGGCCCACCTCGCTGCTCGCCTTCGGGGCGCGTGCCGCCCTTGTCCTGATCGTCCACGTGTCCGGGCGGGCGGACGCCGCCCGCGAGCTCGCCACCGCCCTGCTCGCCGAGTGCGAGGCGGTGTACGGCGCGGACGGGTTCACCCAGGAGCTGCGCCGCTTCCTGAGTGACCCGCCCCACATTCCGCGTACCGCTCCCTGA
- a CDS encoding aspartate kinase: MGLVVQKYGGSSVADAEGIKRVAKRIVEAKKNGHQVVVVVSAMGDTTDELIDLAEQVSPMPAGREFDMLLTAGERISMALLAMAIKNLGHEAQSFTGSQAGVITDSVHNKARIIDVTPGRIRTALDEGNIAIVAGFQGVSQDKKDITTLGRGGSDTTAVALAAALDAEVCEIYTDVDGVFTADPRVVKKARKIDWISFEDMLELASSGSKVLLHRCVEYARRYNIPIHVRSSFSGLQGTWVSNEPRGDRTVEQAIISGVAHDTSEAKITVVGVPDKPGEAAAIFRTIADAEINIDMVVQNVSAAATGLTDISFTLPKTEGRKAIDALEKQKAAIGFESLRYDDQIGKISLVGAGMKTNPGVTASFFEALSNAGVNIELISTSEIRISVVTRADDVNEAVRAVHTAFGLDSESAEAVVYGGTGR; this comes from the coding sequence GTGGGCCTTGTCGTGCAGAAGTACGGAGGCTCCTCCGTTGCCGATGCCGAGGGCATCAAGCGCGTCGCCAAGCGAATCGTCGAAGCCAAGAAGAACGGCCACCAGGTGGTCGTCGTGGTTTCCGCGATGGGCGACACGACGGACGAGCTGATCGATCTCGCCGAGCAGGTATCGCCGATGCCTGCGGGGCGTGAGTTCGACATGCTGCTGACCGCCGGAGAGCGGATCTCCATGGCCCTGCTGGCGATGGCGATCAAAAACCTGGGCCACGAGGCCCAGTCGTTCACGGGCAGCCAGGCAGGCGTCATCACCGACTCGGTCCACAACAAAGCGCGCATCATCGATGTCACGCCGGGCCGCATCCGCACCGCGCTCGACGAGGGCAACATCGCCATCGTCGCCGGCTTCCAGGGCGTGTCCCAGGACAAGAAGGACATCACCACCCTCGGCCGGGGCGGCTCGGACACCACGGCCGTGGCCCTCGCCGCGGCGCTGGACGCCGAGGTGTGCGAGATCTACACGGACGTCGACGGCGTCTTCACCGCCGACCCGCGGGTCGTGAAGAAGGCCCGGAAGATCGACTGGATCTCCTTCGAGGACATGCTGGAGCTGGCCAGCTCCGGCTCCAAGGTGCTGCTGCACCGGTGCGTCGAGTACGCACGCCGTTACAACATCCCGATCCACGTCCGCTCCTCCTTCTCGGGGCTCCAGGGCACGTGGGTCAGCAACGAACCGCGAGGGGACCGCACGGTGGAGCAGGCCATCATCTCCGGTGTCGCCCACGACACCTCCGAAGCGAAGATCACCGTCGTCGGCGTGCCCGACAAGCCGGGCGAGGCCGCCGCGATCTTCCGCACCATCGCGGACGCCGAGATCAACATCGACATGGTGGTCCAGAACGTCTCGGCCGCCGCCACCGGCCTGACGGACATCTCCTTCACGCTCCCCAAGACCGAGGGCCGCAAGGCCATCGACGCCCTGGAGAAGCAGAAGGCCGCCATCGGCTTCGAGTCGCTGCGCTACGACGACCAGATCGGCAAGATCTCCCTCGTCGGCGCCGGCATGAAGACCAACCCGGGCGTCACCGCCTCCTTCTTCGAGGCGCTGTCCAACGCCGGTGTGAACATCGAGCTGATCTCCACCTCGGAGATCCGCATCTCGGTGGTCACCCGCGCCGACGACGTCAACGAGGCCGTCCGCGCCGTCCACACCGCCTTCGGGCTGGACAGCGAGTCGGCCGAGGCCGTGGTCTACGGCGGCACCGGGCGGTGA
- a CDS encoding magnesium and cobalt transport protein CorA, which translates to MSVVGNLRKVARLGRSRRRVDLSHPARSPLGSAVVNCVVYQDGVRRDGAPAVEDAVRQVRKQGGGFVWLGLHEPTVEEFAGVAELFDLHELAVEDAVHAQQRPKLEQYGDVLFSVFKTVTYVEHEQLTATSEVVDTGSIMVFTGPDFVVTVRHGRHGSLGPLREDLEADPEQLAKGPSAVLHAIADHVVDDYLAVADAVQNDIDVVETLVFAPQGAASAEAGRIYQLKRELLEFKRAVVPLGRPLYVLSTRAVRSVEPEIQAYFRDVADHLARVTEQITALDALIDSILQAHLAQVTVAQNEDMRKITAWAAIIAVPTMVCGVYGMNFDHMPELRWRFGYPLALGLIAAACFVIHRGFKRNGWL; encoded by the coding sequence ATGTCGGTGGTCGGCAATCTGCGGAAGGTGGCGCGGCTGGGCCGGAGCCGGCGGCGGGTGGACCTCAGTCATCCGGCCCGTTCACCCTTGGGCTCCGCCGTCGTCAACTGCGTCGTCTACCAGGACGGGGTCCGCCGGGACGGGGCGCCTGCCGTGGAGGATGCCGTACGGCAGGTGCGCAAGCAGGGTGGCGGATTCGTGTGGCTCGGGCTGCACGAGCCCACGGTGGAGGAGTTCGCCGGGGTGGCCGAGCTGTTCGACCTGCACGAGCTGGCCGTCGAGGACGCCGTGCACGCCCAGCAGCGGCCGAAGCTGGAGCAGTACGGCGACGTCCTGTTCTCCGTCTTCAAGACGGTCACGTATGTCGAGCACGAGCAGCTCACCGCGACGAGCGAGGTCGTCGACACCGGTTCGATCATGGTCTTCACCGGTCCGGACTTCGTCGTGACCGTACGGCACGGGCGCCATGGCTCCCTCGGTCCGCTGCGCGAGGACCTGGAGGCCGACCCCGAGCAGCTCGCCAAGGGACCCTCGGCGGTCCTGCACGCCATCGCCGACCACGTCGTCGACGACTACCTGGCCGTCGCCGACGCCGTGCAGAACGACATCGACGTGGTCGAAACGCTGGTGTTCGCGCCCCAGGGCGCGGCGAGCGCCGAAGCCGGCCGCATCTACCAGCTCAAGCGCGAACTGCTGGAATTCAAACGGGCCGTTGTTCCGCTCGGTCGGCCCCTTTACGTACTGTCCACGCGCGCCGTGCGATCCGTCGAGCCCGAGATACAGGCCTACTTCCGTGATGTCGCCGACCATCTCGCCCGCGTCACCGAGCAGATCACCGCGCTCGACGCCCTGATCGACTCCATCCTCCAGGCGCACCTGGCGCAGGTGACCGTCGCCCAGAACGAGGACATGCGCAAGATCACCGCCTGGGCCGCGATCATCGCCGTACCCACCATGGTCTGCGGTGTGTACGGCATGAACTTCGACCACATGCCCGAACTCCGCTGGCGCTTCGGGTACCCCCTCGCGCTCGGTCTCATCGCTGCCGCCTGTTTCGTGATCCATCGTGGGTTCAAGCGCAACGGGTGGTTGTGA